Part of the Mycolicibacterium mageritense genome is shown below.
GTTCTCGCTCGCGATCATCTCCAGCGTGCTCTGCTGACGGTGCAGTTCGGCGGCGATGGCCTGATACACCTCGGGATCGAGGCTGGCCAACGTCTCATCGAGGACGGGGTTGGCGGCCGATGCTGCGGTCGGTCCTGCGGTGTCGACAGTCATATCGCCTTCCTGACATTCCAGTAGGTGTTGAACTAATATATCAACTGTGGGATAGGCTAGGATCAGAACGCGACCACGTCAATAGGGCGGTCAGCAGGGGATTCAAGGCCTGGTTGAAAACGGAGGAAACAGCGATGACGCTGACCGATCTGTCATTCGGCGACACCGAGGCGGCTGCGGAAACCAGCGCGGACCGCGCCTACGAGATCTTGCGCGAACGCCTGGTGATGCTCGACATCCGGCCGGGCGAACCGATCAACGACGAGCACCTCGCGGCGGAGCTCGGTGTCGGCCGCACGCCGGTGCGGGAGGCGCTCAAGCGGCTCGAGCGTGACCGCCTGGTGATCGCCTATCCGCGCCGCGGCACCTTCGCGACCGCCGTGGACATGACCGATCTCGCCGACATCTCCGAGATCCGAAAGCAACTCGAACCCACGGCCGCCGCCAGGGCGGCGCGCGCGGCCACCGCCGAGGCCCGGGCCCGGCTGAGTGCGCTCGCCGCGGGCATCGCGCAGATCGACGACGCCGACGACCCGCGCGAGGTGCTGCGGCGCGACGTTCATGTACACCGTGAGATCTACCGCGCGTCGGGAAATCCCCATCTCGAACAGATCCTGGTCAGCCTCGATGCGCACGCCACCCGGATCTGGTGCCTGTTTCTCGACCGACTGCCCGACGTCGCCGGGCACGTTCGTGAACACGTCGCGCTGATGGAGGCCATCGTCGCCGGCGACGCGACGACCGCGGCCGAGCTCACGCTCGCGCACGTCAACGGCTTCGAGCGCGCGATCCGGGCGTTGCTGTAAGCCCGCGTCTGCCACCCGCGATGGCGCCATCCGGTACCCGCCGGGATTGTCGCCGATCTGATATATCATCATTGCGACAGGCTCAGGTCAGTTGCCGAGCTGTTTGCTTGATGGTGTCGGGAAGGAAATCGCGCCGTGAGTGTTGTGGGTGTGGAAACGTTCGACGACGTCGACTTCGGCGATCTGTCCTATGCCGATCAGGCCTATCTCGTGATCCGGGACAAGCTCATCATGCTCGACATCCGGCCGAACGAGGCGATCGTCGAAAGTGACCTCGCTGCGCAGCTGAAGCTCGGTCGCACGCCGGTCCGCGAAGCGCTGAAACGCCTCGAAGCCGACCGGTTGGTCGTCTCGTTCCCGCGCCGCGGCACGTTTGCCACCGGGGTCGATGTCGCGGACCTCCGCCACATCTCGCAGATCCGCGTCAACCTCGAACCCGTCGCGGCCCGATCGGCGGCCGAGAACGCCTCGCCCATGGTGCGGGCGCACCTCCTCGAACTTGCCGACCGGACCGCCGCGCTCAAGATCGAGGACATCGACCGTGACGAGCTCATGCGGTGGGATCTGCGCGTGCACCGGGCGATTTACCGGGCCACCGGCAATCCGCATCTCGAAGACGTCCTGGTGCGCTACGACAATCTCGCCACCCGGATCTTCTGCCTGTTCCTCGACCGACTGCCCACGGTCGCGCGCCACGTGGGGGAGCACACCGACCTGCTGAGGGCCATCGCCCGCGGCGACGCCGAAGCGGCCGCCAAGATCGCCCACGATCACGTCGTCGGCTTCGAGGAAGCCATCCGCGCGATCGTGTGAGGCCGGTTCAGCTGAACACCACGGTGCGATGCCCGTGCAGCAGCACGCGGTTCTCGCAATGCCAGCGCACAGCCCGCGACAGGGCCAACGCCTCGGCATCCTGACCCACGGTGGCCAACCGCGCGGGGTCGAAGGAGTGGTCGATCCGGATCACCTCTTGCTCGATGATCGGACCCTCGTCGAGGTCGGGTGTCACGTAATGTGCGGTGGCGCCAACGAGTTTCACGCCACGGTCGAAGGCCTGATGGTACGGCTTGGCGCCCTTGAATCCCGGGAGGAACGAGTGGTGGATGTTGATGGCGCGGCCGCGCAGCGCTTGGCAGGCTTCGTCCGAGAGCACCTGCATGTACCGCGCGAGCACCACCAGGTCGGCGTCCAACGTGTCGACGAGGGCGAGTAGCTCAGCTTCCGCCTCGGGCTTGGTCGCCGGGGTCACCGGGATGTGCACGAACGGTAGGCCCGCCGCTTCGGCCATCGGCCGCAGGGTCTCGTGGTTGGTGACCACCGCGACCAGTTCGCCGCCCAGAGTGCCTGCGCGCCAACGGAAGATCAGGTCGTTGAGGCAGTGGCCCATCTTCGAGACCATCACCAGGACGCGGGGCAGTTCGGTGTCGACGAACCGGAACTCCATGCCGAATTCGGCGGCGACCGCGCCGAAATCTTCGGTCAACCGCGCCACATCGGTGTTGTCGTCATTGCAGATGAACTTGGTCCGCAGGAAGAAGGCCTGGCTGCGCGTGTCGTCGAATTGCTGATGCTCGGCGATGTCGCATCCGCGCGAGAACAGGAAGGAACTGACCGCGTGGACGATCCCCGGGCGCTGCGGGCAGCTCAGGGTCAGGGTGAAGTTCTGCGTCATGGGATCTCCTCGGAGCGACCGGGGTTGATGTCAGGCTGGGGTGTTCGACGAGAATCCGGAGCCGTCAGGACCGGATCTTCTTCATCTCGGGGTCGACGAGCGGCTCGGCGACCACCGTGGCGGGAACTCGCCGGTCGAAGTACTGGATCTCGACTTTCGTACCGGGTACCGCGGTGGCGGGCAGCCACGCGTAGGCGATGGGCACCCCGACGGTGTGGCCGAACGCCGCGCTGGTGACGTAGCCGGCAGGGCTGCCGTCGAGGAACACGGGCTCCGATCCCAGGACGACCTGCTTGCCGTCATCGATCGTCAGGCATGCCAGCCGGCGTTCGACGGTGTCGTCGGACACCCCGACGAGTGCGTCACGCCCGATGAAGCCATCCTTCTGCGTCCGGACGGCGAAACCGAGGCCGGCCTCGTACGGATTGTGCTCGGTGGTCATGTCAGTACCCCATGAGCGATAACCCTTTTCGAGCCGGAGGCTGTTGAACGCGGCCCGCCCGGCCGCGATGATCCCGTGCCGCTGACCCTCGGCCCACAGGGCGTCCCAGAGCCGCAGGCCGTTGTCGGCCGACGTGTACAGTTCCCAGCCGAGCTCGCCGACGTACGACAACCGCATCGCGGTGACCGGTACGCCGCCGATGCGAACCTGCTTGGCCCGGAAGTACTTGAACGCCTCGTTGGAGAAGTCGTCGCGGCTCAGTGCCGAGACGAGGTCGCGGGCCCGTGGGCCCCACACGCCGATGCAGCACGTGCCACCCGTGATGTCGCGGACCGTGACACTGCCGTCGGACGGCGCCTGTCGACGGAAGTAGTCCAGGTCGAGGTTGCCGTTGGCGCCCACCTGGAACGAGTCTGCGCCCAGCCGCGCCACCGTGAGATCGCTTCGGACACCGCCTGCTTCGTCCAACGCGAGGGTGTAGGTGACCGAACCGACCGACTTGTCCATCTTGCCGGTGGTGGTGCGCTCCAGCAGGGCCAGCGCGCCGGGGCCCGAGATCTCCAGCCGCTTGAGCGGCGTCATGTCGTAGAGCGCGACCGCCGTGCGGGTGCGCCACGCCTCCGCGGCGGCGATGCGGGAGTGGAACATCGCCGACCACTCGTCGCGAGCGGGTGGCTGCCATGCCACGGGCAGTTCGTCGACCAGCGCGGCGTTCGCCTCGAACCAGTGCGGCCGTTCCCATCCACCGCTTTCCAGGAACACCGCCCCGAGCTCGGTCTGGCGGACATGAAAGGGGCTCACCCGGAGATTGCGCGGGGATTCCTTGGGCTGCAACGGATGCAGGATGTCGTAGATCTCGACGAAGTTCTGCTGTGACGTCTCGCTGACGTAGCCGGGGTCGAGTTGGACGTCTTCGAAGCGATGGACGTCGCAGCCGTGCAGTTCGACTTCTGACCGCCCGTCGATCAGCAGCTGGGCCACCGCCCGTGCCACCCCGGCGGAATGAGTGACCCACACGGCCTCGGCGATCCAGAAGCCGGACACGTCAGGGGATTCGCCGATCAGCGGCCCGCCGTCGGGGGTGAACGAGAAGATGCCGTTGAAGCCGGACTCGACCTTCGCGGTCTGCAGGCACGGCAGCAGCTTCTGGGACTGCTCCCACGCCGGTGCGAAGTCCTCCTCGGTGAACTGCAGCATGGAAGGCATTGCGTCGGCGCTGATTTCGCCGTCGGGTAGCTCGCTCATGTCCACCGGCATCGGACGGTGCGCGTAGGAGCCGATGCCGAGGCGGTCGACGTGCTCACGGAAGTACAGATCCTGGTCCTGATGCCGGAGGATCGGAAATCCGGCTTCGGACAGCTCGGTGTTGCGGCCGACGAGTTCGGGAATCTGGTCGGTCTTGGCGTACTGGTGGGCCAGCGGCAGCAGCGGGACGTCCATGCCGATCAGCGCGCCGAGGTCCGGGCCCCAGAATCCGCCGCACGACACGACGATGTCGGCGGGCACGACACCGTTGGCGGTGGCGACGCCGGTGACCCGGCCACCGCTGTGCTCGATGCCCGTGACCTTCGTCGAACCCTGGAACACGGCGCCGCGACTCTGCGCGCGGCGGGCCAGCGCCACCACGACGCGGGAGGCCTTGGCCAGCCCGTCGCTCTCGACGTACAGGCCACCCAGGATGCGGTCGGCGTCGAGCAGCGGATGCAACTTCGCGCATTCCTGCGGGTCGATGACCGAGGCGGCGACACCCCACGACGTGGCCCACCCCTGCCTGCGGTGCAGCTCGGCGAGGCGTTGCTCGGTGGTGGCCACTTCGAGACCGCCGACCTGGTTGAAGCACCACTCGCCGTCCACGTCGAGAGACAGGAACTTGCTCGCCGTGTAGCTCGCGAACGTGGTCATCGTTTTCGACGGACTCGTCTGGAACACCAGGCCGGGCGCGTGCGAGGTGGAACCACCGGTCAGGGGCAACGGCCCCTGATCCAGCACCGTCACGCGATCCCACCCGCGCGCGGTGAGTTCGTCCGCCACGTTGGCGCCGACGATGCCGGCGCCGATGATCACGACGCGAGGTGATCCCATATGAGTGGTTCTCCTAGCTTGATTGGCGGGGAAGTCCAGGTCGAAGTTCAGGTCACTGTCGGTGGCATTGGGACGACGCCGAGGCGCACACCGACCGCTTTGATCAACAACTGATATACCAATGATAGGTTTCGTGACCACGGCGGTCAACCCTGGACGCATAACGTGCAACTGGTTGCTTACGGTGCAACGCTGTGCGTTTCCTGGGTATGGTGGCGGGCATGAGCAACGGGAGCTCAGAGTCCGGCAATGGCGGCGTGCAGTCAGTCGACCGCGCGTTGCACGCTCTCGAGATCCTGGCGCGCGAAGGTGAAGCCGGCGTGACCGAACTCGCTGCCGACATCGGTGTCCACAAGTCCACGGCATCTCGGCTGTTGGGCTCCCTGGAGGAGCGCGAGCTGGTCGAACAGGTTCATGAGCGGGGGAAATACCGGCTGGGCTTCGGGATCCTGCGATTGGCCAACGCGGTGTCGGGGCGGCTCGACGTCTCGCAGCAGGGGCGGGAGATCTGTGAGCGTTTTGCCGCCGAGATCGGCGAAACGGTCAACATCGCGGTGCTGCGTTCGCACTACGCGGTCAACGTGGATCAGGCCCGCGGCCCGTCGGCGGTCGGCACGCAGAACTGGGTCGGCACCCTCACGCCGTTGCACGCGACGTCGAGCGGCAAGGTTCTGCTCGCGTTCATGGCGCCGGAGGCGCGGCGCGAGCTGCTCGAGGCTGCCGGTCTGACGCGCTTCACCGAGCGCACCATCACGTCCATCGATGACCTCGAACAAGCGCTGATCCCCGTCCCGGGCGACGGCTACGCGGTGTCGCTCGAGGAGCTGGAGCACGGGCTGAACGCGGTCGCCGCGCCGATCCGTGATCATCGCGGTGCGGTGATTGCCGCGCTCAGCGTCTCGGGGCCGGTGTATCGCCTCACCGAGGAGCGCACGAAAGAGATCGTGCCCGCGGTGGTGGCGGCGGCGGACGCGGTGGCGCTCCGCATGGGGTACCAAGGCTGACCGGTCCCGGAAGCCGCGGATATCACCTCGGCTGCCGTTTACAAATATTTTTCATCTAACAGTCGCGTATCACTGACTGTCGTCCTAATATATCAGCACGCGACTGTTGGATGTCAGATGCGTTCACGGCATCCGGCGGCGAGTTGAACAACAGAAATGTGTGCACCCGCGCAGCGATGTGCGGGCGGGCGTACCCGCCGCGGATCGATGATCCTCGCGGCGAGCGACGTCGGCATGTGCGGCGCTGTGGCCACGTTCGAAAGGCAAATCGACGAGTTTCCCCGGCGCCAGCGCATGTCATCAGAAATATGTGAGACACACCACATCAGGTGCCAGGATGGGTGCGGATCACATCAGAGGTCATCTGGTGTGTGCCAATGATGGGACGCACCCCGGAGTCAAGAAGCACTGCGCCGCCGACGGCGGTGTACCAGATCGTTCCGCGACAGGCGTTGAGCCTCAGGAGTTTTGACGTGACACCACATAAAGACGGCTCGCTCGAAGCCGATATCCGGGCGCGTATCCACGATACGTTCCCGGGACCGGGCATCCCGATCCCAGAGGGGCAGGAGGATGACGAGCTCGACGTCCCGCTGTGTGCCCGCCGGGCCGTCACCGACAAGGTGGTGTTCGGGGTCACCGCGGTGCTGGTGGCGGTCATCCTCGGCTGGGGGCTGATCTGGCCGGCGGCGTTCCAGTCCACCATGGGCGGGGTGCTCGGCTGGGTGGTCGACAACCTCGGCTGGCTGTTCATCATCGCGGCGACATGTTTCGTGTTGTTCGCGGTCTGGCTCGCACTGAGCAAGTACGGGCGGATCCCGCTCGGGGCCGATGACGAGAAGCCCGAGTTCCACACGGTCAGCTGGATCGCGATGATGTTCAGCGCGGGTATGGGCATCGGCCTGATCTTCTGGGGCGTCACCGAACCCCTCACCCACTTCGTGAATCCACCTCCCGGGCTTGCCGATTCGAAAGCCGGCACCGCATTGGCGACGGCGCTGTTCCACTGGGGCTTCCACCCGTGGTCGATGTATGCCGTCGTCGGTCTGTCGATCGCCTACGGCAGTTACCGCATGGGGCGCAGGCAGCTGATCAGCTCGTCGTTCGTCTCCCTGCTCGGCATCAAGCGGGTCGAGGGGCCCATCGGGAAGATGATCGACATCCTGGCGATCTTCGCGACCATGTTCGGTACGGCGGCGTCGCTGGGCCTGGGGGCATTGCAGATCGGCTCGGGTATCGAGGTCGTCGGGTGGGTCGAGAAGGCCGGAACGCTGCTGCTCGTGACGGTCGTCGCGTTGCTCACCTTCGCGTTCGTGGCGTCCGCCGTTTCGGGGGTCTCGCGGGGCATCCAGTGGCTGTCGAACATCAACATGGTGCTCGCGCTCATCCTGGCCGTCTTCGTGTTCGTCCTCGGGCCGACCGTGTTCATCCTCAATCTCCTGCCCACCACACTGGGCGACTACGCGGCCAACCTCGCGTCGATGTCAGCGCGGTCCGCGGCAGGCGGTCCGGAAACCGGTGAGTGGCTGTCGTCGTGGACCATCTTCTACTGGGCGTGGTGGATCTCCTGGACCCCCTTCGTCGGGATGTTCCTGGCCCGCATCAGCCGGGGTCGTTCGATCCGGCAGTTCGTCGTCGGCGTGATCCTGGTGCCCACCACGGTGAGCCTGGTCTGGTTCGTCATCTTCGGGGGCGCGGGCATCGGCCAGCAGCAGGACGGTATCGACGTGTACGGCTCCGGCAAACCCGAGTCCACGCTGTTCGGCATGCTCGACCACCTGCCGTTGGCCGGGGTCTCGACGCTGTTGGTCATGGCGCTCGTCGCGATCTTCTTCGTGTCGGGTGCGGACGCGGCCTCGATGGTCATGGGCACGCTGTCTCAGGGCGGCTCGCTGTTCCCGTCGCGGTGGGCGGTGGCGTTCTGGGGGTTGAGCACCGGAGCGGTTGCGGTCCTGATGCTGTGGGTCGGCGGCAACGACGCGTTGAACGGCCTGCAGACCATGACGATCATCGTCGCGGCACCGTTCGTCATCGTGATGATCGGCATGTGCGTGTCGCTATATCTCGACGTGTCCCGTGATCCGTTGGTCGCGGATCTTCGCCGCACCGCCCCGGCCCGCCGCAAGTAGCGGACGCGAGGCCCAGCGCCCGTCCCGCGCAGCTCCGCGGGACGGGCGCGCGAACCCGACTGCGCCGGTGACGCCGCACGTCAGGGTGCCTGAACTCGGTGCCCTGACGTGCCTTTTTGCGCTTTCAACTACCTAACAAACTGACGGTCCCGCTCCACTTGACAGGGGCTGTGATGAGCCCCACACTGTTGCATATTACGAACTCTGTTTCGCTATACGCACCACATCGCGACTGAGAGGCAACCCCATGCTCGAGATCTGCCCGCTCTCCGATCTGCCTCCGGGGGAGGCCCGCCGGGTGGAAGCCGATCCGCCCATCGCGGTCTTCCACACCGAGGACGGCGAGGTGTTCGCCATCGACGACACGTGCTCGCACCAGGACGCCTCGCTGGCCGACGGCTGGTTGGAGGGTTGCGAGGTCGAATGCCCGCTGCACGCTTCGCGTTTCAATCTCCGCACGGGCGCGGTTGATGCGCCGCCGGCGAAGCTTCCGGTGCGCACCCACGCCGTGGTCATCGAGGACGGTGTCATCCACGTCGAGCTCAGCGCCGAGAAGCCGAACCTGCCGCCCGACATCCGGGCACGTCTGGGCGAGGGAAGCAAAGCGTGAAGCACGTCGCGATCATCGGGGCCTCGCTGGCCGGCCTGTCTG
Proteins encoded:
- a CDS encoding GntR family transcriptional regulator, which encodes MTLTDLSFGDTEAAAETSADRAYEILRERLVMLDIRPGEPINDEHLAAELGVGRTPVREALKRLERDRLVIAYPRRGTFATAVDMTDLADISEIRKQLEPTAAARAARAATAEARARLSALAAGIAQIDDADDPREVLRRDVHVHREIYRASGNPHLEQILVSLDAHATRIWCLFLDRLPDVAGHVREHVALMEAIVAGDATTAAELTLAHVNGFERAIRALL
- a CDS encoding GntR family transcriptional regulator — encoded protein: MSVVGVETFDDVDFGDLSYADQAYLVIRDKLIMLDIRPNEAIVESDLAAQLKLGRTPVREALKRLEADRLVVSFPRRGTFATGVDVADLRHISQIRVNLEPVAARSAAENASPMVRAHLLELADRTAALKIEDIDRDELMRWDLRVHRAIYRATGNPHLEDVLVRYDNLATRIFCLFLDRLPTVARHVGEHTDLLRAIARGDAEAAAKIAHDHVVGFEEAIRAIV
- the purU gene encoding formyltetrahydrofolate deformylase — encoded protein: MTQNFTLTLSCPQRPGIVHAVSSFLFSRGCDIAEHQQFDDTRSQAFFLRTKFICNDDNTDVARLTEDFGAVAAEFGMEFRFVDTELPRVLVMVSKMGHCLNDLIFRWRAGTLGGELVAVVTNHETLRPMAEAAGLPFVHIPVTPATKPEAEAELLALVDTLDADLVVLARYMQVLSDEACQALRGRAINIHHSFLPGFKGAKPYHQAFDRGVKLVGATAHYVTPDLDEGPIIEQEVIRIDHSFDPARLATVGQDAEALALSRAVRWHCENRVLLHGHRTVVFS
- a CDS encoding GcvT family protein, producing MGSPRVVIIGAGIVGANVADELTARGWDRVTVLDQGPLPLTGGSTSHAPGLVFQTSPSKTMTTFASYTASKFLSLDVDGEWCFNQVGGLEVATTEQRLAELHRRQGWATSWGVAASVIDPQECAKLHPLLDADRILGGLYVESDGLAKASRVVVALARRAQSRGAVFQGSTKVTGIEHSGGRVTGVATANGVVPADIVVSCGGFWGPDLGALIGMDVPLLPLAHQYAKTDQIPELVGRNTELSEAGFPILRHQDQDLYFREHVDRLGIGSYAHRPMPVDMSELPDGEISADAMPSMLQFTEEDFAPAWEQSQKLLPCLQTAKVESGFNGIFSFTPDGGPLIGESPDVSGFWIAEAVWVTHSAGVARAVAQLLIDGRSEVELHGCDVHRFEDVQLDPGYVSETSQQNFVEIYDILHPLQPKESPRNLRVSPFHVRQTELGAVFLESGGWERPHWFEANAALVDELPVAWQPPARDEWSAMFHSRIAAAEAWRTRTAVALYDMTPLKRLEISGPGALALLERTTTGKMDKSVGSVTYTLALDEAGGVRSDLTVARLGADSFQVGANGNLDLDYFRRQAPSDGSVTVRDITGGTCCIGVWGPRARDLVSALSRDDFSNEAFKYFRAKQVRIGGVPVTAMRLSYVGELGWELYTSADNGLRLWDALWAEGQRHGIIAAGRAAFNSLRLEKGYRSWGTDMTTEHNPYEAGLGFAVRTQKDGFIGRDALVGVSDDTVERRLACLTIDDGKQVVLGSEPVFLDGSPAGYVTSAAFGHTVGVPIAYAWLPATAVPGTKVEIQYFDRRVPATVVAEPLVDPEMKKIRS
- a CDS encoding IclR family transcriptional regulator, with product MSNGSSESGNGGVQSVDRALHALEILAREGEAGVTELAADIGVHKSTASRLLGSLEERELVEQVHERGKYRLGFGILRLANAVSGRLDVSQQGREICERFAAEIGETVNIAVLRSHYAVNVDQARGPSAVGTQNWVGTLTPLHATSSGKVLLAFMAPEARRELLEAAGLTRFTERTITSIDDLEQALIPVPGDGYAVSLEELEHGLNAVAAPIRDHRGAVIAALSVSGPVYRLTEERTKEIVPAVVAAADAVALRMGYQG
- a CDS encoding BCCT family transporter, which translates into the protein MPEGQEDDELDVPLCARRAVTDKVVFGVTAVLVAVILGWGLIWPAAFQSTMGGVLGWVVDNLGWLFIIAATCFVLFAVWLALSKYGRIPLGADDEKPEFHTVSWIAMMFSAGMGIGLIFWGVTEPLTHFVNPPPGLADSKAGTALATALFHWGFHPWSMYAVVGLSIAYGSYRMGRRQLISSSFVSLLGIKRVEGPIGKMIDILAIFATMFGTAASLGLGALQIGSGIEVVGWVEKAGTLLLVTVVALLTFAFVASAVSGVSRGIQWLSNINMVLALILAVFVFVLGPTVFILNLLPTTLGDYAANLASMSARSAAGGPETGEWLSSWTIFYWAWWISWTPFVGMFLARISRGRSIRQFVVGVILVPTTVSLVWFVIFGGAGIGQQQDGIDVYGSGKPESTLFGMLDHLPLAGVSTLLVMALVAIFFVSGADAASMVMGTLSQGGSLFPSRWAVAFWGLSTGAVAVLMLWVGGNDALNGLQTMTIIVAAPFVIVMIGMCVSLYLDVSRDPLVADLRRTAPARRK
- a CDS encoding bifunctional 3-phenylpropionate/cinnamic acid dioxygenase ferredoxin subunit, producing the protein MLEICPLSDLPPGEARRVEADPPIAVFHTEDGEVFAIDDTCSHQDASLADGWLEGCEVECPLHASRFNLRTGAVDAPPAKLPVRTHAVVIEDGVIHVELSAEKPNLPPDIRARLGEGSKA